From one Triticum aestivum cultivar Chinese Spring chromosome 4B, IWGSC CS RefSeq v2.1, whole genome shotgun sequence genomic stretch:
- the LOC123091738 gene encoding uncharacterized protein codes for MDALKAVASPSGVVGLIGEHPPTELMLEGGLTCSTPSPAIGSSATSAAWSSTTTPSRSSSSSSASTRLSPASRSTSSHTPAANEKFSCVNNMPERLRLSICVRACSCHFEVAVLCYKLQLKHGMSYQWMVTLCGA; via the exons ATGGATGCTCTGAAAGCTGTAGCTTCCCCTAGTGGCGTGGTGGGGTTAATCGGCGAACATCCCCCAACGGAGCTCATGCTCGAAGGGGGCTTGACATGTTCAACCCCGTCTCCGGCGATTGGCTCCTCGGCCACCTCAGCCGCGTGGTCCTCGACGACGACGCcctcgcgctcctcctcctcctcctccgcctcgacaAGACTCTCTCCAGCCTCTCGCTCCACCTCCTCGCACACTCCTGCAG CAAATGAAAAATTCTCATGCGTCAACAACATGCCAGAAAGATTGAGGCTGTCTATATGTGTGAGGGCATGCAGTTGCCACTTTGAGGTGGCAGTTTTATGCTATAAATTGCAGCTGAAGCATGGAATGTCTTACCAGTGGATGGTAACGTTGTGTGGCGCATGA
- the LOC123091736 gene encoding laccase-22 yields the protein MAMPHRLDQLVLPLMVSCFLLQALSVHAITRHYKFNVVMRNMTLLCSTKSILTVNGKFPGPTLYAREGDNVLVKVVNHAPHNVTIHWHGVRQIRTGWYDGPAYITQCPIQPGSSFLYNFTVTGQRGTLLWHAHINWLRATVHGAIVILPKLGVPYPFPAPHKEAVVVLGEWWKADTESVMNQAMQLGVGPNISDSHTINGHPGPMSDCASSQDGFNLDVENGKTYMLRIINAGLNDNLFFKIAGHGLTVVEVDAVYTKPYKTDILLITPGQTTNVLVTADQSAGRYLFSVSPFLDAPLQVDNKTGTATLHYVNTVSATARLTLVKPPPQNATPIASKFSESLRSLNSKEYPANVPQTVDHSLFFTIGVGVNPCANCINGTRVVGTINNSTFVMPSTPILQARYYSIPGVFTEDFPATPPHKFNYTGSGPKNLQTMKGTRVYRLPYNASVQVILQDTGIISTESHPIHLHGFNFFVVGRGVGNYNPKTSPSTFNLIDPVERNTIGVPTGGWTAIRFRADNPGVWFMHCHFEVHTSWGLKMVFVVDNGKGPSETLIPPPKDLPQC from the exons ATGGCCATGCCTCACCGTCTTGATCAGCTGGTCCTCCCCCTCATGGTCAGCTGCTTCCTGCTTCAGGCTCTCAGCGTCCATGCCATCACCAGACACTACAAGTTCAAT GTGGTTATGAGGAACATGACACTGCTTTGCTCCACCAAGTCCATCCTCACTGTTAACGGCAAGTTCCCAGGGCCGACCCTCTATGCAAGAGAAGGTGATAACGTTCTTGTCAAGGTCGTCAATCATGCGCCACACAACGTTACCATCCACTG GCATGGAGTAAGGCAAATCCGGACAGGGTGGTATGATGGACCAGCCTACATTACACAGTGCCCAATCCAGCCAGGGAGCAGCTTTCTGTATAATTTCACCGTTACTGGCCAACGTGGTACGCTCCTATGGCATGCCCATATCAACTGGCTGCGGGCCACCGTCCATGGTGCTATTGTCATACTGCCCAAGCTTGGAGTACCCTACCCCTTTCCTGCTCCTCACAAGGAGGCAGTTGTTGTCCTAG GTGAATGGTGGAAAGCTGATACAGAGAGTGTAATGAACCAGGCCATGCAACTAGGAGTAGGACCCAATATATCTGATTCCCACACCATCAATGGCCACCCTGGTCCGATGTCTGATTGTGCCTCCTCCCAAG ATGGATTCAATCTCGATGTCGAAAATGGCAAGACATACATGCTCCGGATCATCAACGCTGGTCTGAATGACAACCTATTCTTCAAGATTGCCGGGCACGGACTAACTGTGGTTGAGGTTGATGCAGTCTATACCAAGCCATATAAAACCGATATCCTGCTCATCACTCCAGGCCAGACCACCAACGTCCTCGTCACTGCTGACCAAAGTGCTGGCCGTTACCTTTTCTCAGTCTCTCCCTTCCTGGATGCTCCACTACAAGTTGACAACAAAACCGGCACTGCTACCTTGCACTATGTTAACACTGTCTCTGCCACAGCACGCCTCACTCTCGTCAAGCCACCACCACAGAATGCCACCCCCATTGCATCAAAATTCTCTGAGTCGCTCCGGAGCCTCAACTCGAAGGAGTACCCAGCCAATGTGCCACAGACAGTAGACCACTCGCTTTTCTTTACCATTGGTGTGGGTGTCAATCCATGCGCAAACTGCATTAACGGGACCAGAGTGGTGGGCACAATCAACAATTCGACATTCGTTATGCCATCCACCCCAATTCTCCAAGCCCGTTACTACAGCATTCCAGGGGTCTTCACCGAAGACTTCCCAGCAACACcaccacacaagttcaactacacaGGAAGCGGCCCCAAAAACCTTCAAACCATGAAAGGAACCAGGGTTTATAGGCTGCCATATAATGCTTCAGTGCAAGTCATACTCCAGGATACAGGGATCATATCAACAGAAAGCCACccgatccatctgcatggatttAACTTTTTTGTCGTTGGGCGGGGAGTTGGGAATTACAACCCCAAAACCTCCCCTTCCACATTTAACCTCATCGACCCCGTTGAGAGAAACACCATTGGAGTCCCTACTGGAGGCTGGACAGCAATCAGATTCAGGGCAGACAACCCAG GTGTGTGGTTTATGCATTGCCATTTCGAGGTGCACACGTCATGGGGACTCAAGATGGTCTTTGTCGTGGACAATGGGAAAGGACCTAGTGAGACTCTAATTCCACCACCCAAAGATCTTCCCCAGTGCTGA